In the Cydia splendana chromosome 2, ilCydSple1.2, whole genome shotgun sequence genome, one interval contains:
- the LOC134805173 gene encoding saccharopine dehydrogenase-like oxidoreductase isoform X2 has product MTTMIVNCCGPYKLYGEPVIKAAVATKTHVVDVSGEPFFIESMQLKYDQAAREAGVYIVSACGFDSIPNDMGLVYMQQKFDGTLNSVESYLSSEVAPEYSSEVTKNGIIHYGTWESLVNGICSRNKLPALRKQLYPDRLPSFKPKLHPRGIVHKHDGAYCLPFPGSDASIVYRTQRHMYEVDHKRPVQFKPYFKLPSLFATILTSIVATFLLLMAKFSLTRMLLLKYPRLFSAGMVTHEGPTDNVMNNTSFMFELYGEGWEKGADVEATKPTKKAVVRVKGVNPGYGATVTALIYSAVTCLKEHDKMPGSGGVLTTGIAFAKTDLIKNLNENNLTFEYVQN; this is encoded by the exons ATGACTACAATGATTGTCAACTGCTGCGGCCCGTACAAGTTGTATGGCGAGCCAGTGATCAAAGCAGCGGTCGCTACTAAGACGCATGTGGTCGACGTTAGTGGGGAGCCGTTT TTCATCGAATCAATGCAACTGAAATACGACCAGGCTGCACGAGAGGCGGGCGTGTACATCGTGAGCGCGTGCGGCTTCGATAGCATCCCCAACGACATGGGACTCGTTTACATGCAGCAGAAGTTCGACG GGACTCTGAACTCCGTGGAATCTTACCTAAGCTCGGAAGTGGCGCCGGAATACAGCAGTGAAGTTACCAAGAACGGCATCATACACTACGGCACTTGGGAATCTCTTGTGAACGG AATTTGCAGCCGCAATAAGTTACCCGCACTACGGAAACAGCTGTACCCGGACCGTTTGCCGAGCTTCAAGCCGAAGTTGCATCCCCG TGGCATCGTCCACAAGCACGACGGCGCGTACTGCCTCCCGTTCCCTGGCTCGGACGCGTCCATCGTGTACCGCACACAGCGCCACATGTACGAGGTGGACCACAAGCGCCCGGTCCAGTTCAAGCCCTACTTCAAACTGCCCTCGCTCTTCGCCACCATACTCACCTCCATCGTGGCCACGTTCCTGCTCCTCATGGCCAAGTTCTCGCTGACCAGGATGCTGCTCCTGAAGTACCCGAGGCTGTTCTCGGCGGGCATGGTGACGCACGAGGGCCCGACGGACAACGTGATGAACAACACGTCGTTCATGTTCGAGTTGTATGGCGAGGGGTGGGAGAAGGGCGCCGATGTGGAAGCGACCAAGCCGACTAAGAAAGCTGTAGTCAGG GTGAAAGGCGTGAACCCTGGCTACGGAGCAACAGTCACCGCACTAATCTATTCGGCCGTCACCTGCCTTAAAGAACATGACAAGATGCCTGGCAG TGGCGGAGTATTGACTACGGGAATCGCATTCGCCAAAACCGATCTCATCAAGAACCTCAACGAAAATAACCTCACGTTTGAGTATGTTCAAAATTAA